A segment of the Aptenodytes patagonicus chromosome 3, bAptPat1.pri.cur, whole genome shotgun sequence genome:
TAAGCTGCGGGGAAGGGATAGCTGGACTAGGGTACAGGCTCGGGGGACTGGTACTGGCTCTCATGAGAATGAGTAGGCATGTGCTTTCCGTGGGCTGACACCTCCCTGTGTGCTTCTCCATAAGCTTATGTCATGTACAGGCTCTTTTCTCACCTTCTAGTGGTTTATCACTCCATTGCAAAGCTGCTGtctttctgctctttcctttctgtgcaaGTGTCTTCAGCCAGAGCAGAATATAACAGATGGTTCAGGGATGTTTCTGGCAAGAGACTTCAacttctctgcttctcccaggctggTTCTGCACTTTGAGAGTGGAGGCTTCCTTGTTTTCTACAACTGCCGAATGCACTGGTGCTCATCTCCAAGGGCTGATCCTGCTTCCGACATCCTGTCTGTGGAGTTCCACCACGGCCGGGCGCTGGATGCCCTCCGCGCACCTGATCCTGTCTGCTACACTCTCTTAGACCAAAGATATTTTTCAGGACTGGGTGAGTTCCAGGGCATAGTGGCAGAGCAAGAAGTGGAGGAAGGTGGGTGGGATGCCTACAGATCCAGAGCTGAACCTTTTACTCCTTAGCCTTATGGCTTCTGGTTGATCCAGCTGAGGGTACATGGCCATCTTGCTGAGGACAAGGCTTGCAGTCTTTAGCCACAGGCTTTAGATGGTTGAGTGCACCGCATGAGCACAGTGAACTGTCTTCATGTGTGTGATTAGGGATTGGCTTGTACTTGTGGAAGAAAGGAAGGTCTGCTTCAGGGGTAGTGGGCAGAGACTATCTTCCAGTCCAATCCCAGCTGTAAGTCTACTTGGGAACGGCATTGCTAGCTGTGATCCTTGAGGCAGAAGTCACAGTGATTGGAGCCGTTGGTCTGCATCGTCTTGATAAGAAATATCCTTATTGTCTCCTTATTTCTGACCCTTTCCAGGGAACATCATTAAGAATGAGATCTTGTACCTGGCCAAGATACATCCGTTAACACAAGGCTCTGTCTTGGCTCTCTCGGATCTGGAGCGTCTGCTTGACTGTGCCATTCAGTtcagctctgcctggctgcaCAGCAAGCTGCGTGGCAAAGGGCTGCACCCTCAGATCTACCAGAAGGAGCAGTGTCCCCTCGGGCACGCCGTGATGAAGGGAACCCTTGGACCCTCAGGTGGCTTTAAGAGACTTACATGGTGGTGTCCTCAGTGCCAGCCTGCAGTGCTGTCAGGGGATGGGGATCCTTCCCCAGCCACCGAGTGACCTGGCTTTCTGTGTCCCTCCTTTTCTGGAGGGTGTCTGGGTGGTCTCTGAACCATGCTCTCGGTTGTCCTGAGAAGGGCTTCGTGGTTTCTTGAGGCTGTTGAGTTTGCTCCTTAGGGACAGTGAGTTGGCGGAGTTAAGTGCTTAGTGGAGGTTACAGGAGTCACTGAAGTACTGCGTGCCTCTGGATGCCAAAAGGGAAGTGGGCGTAAATGTCTGTTTTTTCATCACAGTGACACAAGAGTGTAAATAGTTTGACCAGTTCTGAGGTGTCTTGGTCCCCCTGTTCAGACTACGGCGAATGGAAAGCGTACGGTGTTGAGCAGGTGATTACTGTGGTCTGAAGTGACCCTGTCCCTTGACCCTGGTGCGGGTGCAATGGCTCATGGTGGAGTTAGCAGAAAGGAGTGTATCCCTCTGCCTAAACAGCTTGATTAATTCACCATTAGATAATCTTGCCTTTGCTTGTAGCTGAATACCCGCACGCTGGGCTGCGATTAGGTGTGGTTAAAAGTTGAGTGGCTGTTTCCCCCTGTCAGCTCTTACAGAACGGCTGCCTCCTTCCGAGGGGTGAAAATAAACCTCAGCAGTGCTTGGTGGAGCTTCCGTCTGCCTGCCTGTCATGGTGTCCACCCCCATAGGTTTCAGTTTTGTGGCAAAGTGCCAATTCCAGAtctcagtgtttaaaaacaaaaacaatttcaaaaatacTATGTTTGTGACAGGGATTGCATAAAACTCATGATCTGCAAGGTAACTTGAAAGCAGAAAGGTTTGGAAATAGAGGTGGCATGGTCCTTCCTTTGTTGAGCTGTGTGTCTCTAAGCGGTAGGCAGAAGCTGTTGCTGTCCTCTCTCCCTCGATCTGGGTTTACTTTAACAATAGATTGTTGACTTtgagtggaaaaataaaaactggagTTAAAACTGGTCATGTTCAGCTTAAGTTGAGTGTGTCTTTTCTGATAGTTTCTTGGTTAAAGACTGAGGCGTGGAGGGAAACTCCAGCGTTTGGTGCTGCCCTTTAGAGGGGGTGGTACCAGCAGCTTTCCTCGGCTGTAAGGGTGGCTCAGCAGGAGAactcttttcatagaatcatttgggtgggaagggacctctaaaggtcatctagtccaacccccctgccgtgggcagggacatctgcaactggagcaggttgctcgcagccccgtccaacctgaccttttCATGGGAGCTGGATCTAAAGGCGGATTGCGAATCAACTGGGAATGCTGGAGTTGAAGACCTCAGTGGCAGGCTGCTTCCCAAACAAGACTTGCGCAGCCTCTCCCCTGTGAACTGCAGCGCCCTGGAGTGGTTGCAGGTTATGGGACTGCTGAATGATCCAGTTAATGGGGTTATGGTGCAGAAGATGGTTAATGTTGCTTCTGAGCGCGTCCTGCCGGGTGTTGGCGAAGGCCTGGAAACCGAGGCATggtattttcagtgctgtttttaaaacaaacaaaacccctcacagaagaaaaacagaaaagaacccTAAAACCTGAACCTCGCGCCTTGAAGGATGGGGCGGCCGCTGGGTTATCTGCGGGGGATGTGCGGTTGAGTCAAACGGCAGAGGTCCCGTGTCCTGGCCGAGGGCAGGCTGGGACGATCCTGCTGAGTGAAGGGTGGCTCCAGAAGGGAAGTGCCAGGAGGGGAAAAGGACAGGAGGTGACTGAAATAAAGAGCCGCCTCGCGCCTGGAGCGGGGAGGGCCTGGCTGCAACCCCGGGGGCCGccggaggaagggggggggaaaggagccGTGGAGCGGGGCTGGTGGAAGGGAGGTGGTGGTCTGCCTTCCCCAGGACCCCACGGGCCTGAGTCGAGGGGGGGAGAGtctccgcggcggcggggccgcccgtgGGCCGGGGCGCGTGAGCCGCCCGGTTCCTCCCGCTCCGCCGGCGTCGCGCGTGTGGCGGCGGGCGCCGGTACCCAGTCAGCGCCGGCCGGCCGCCGTcacgccagccccgccgccttcCTATTGGCTGGCGCTCCCCTGGTGCGAGGGCGCCTCGGCCAATAGGCGCCCGGCCGGCCCACCGAGCGATGGGACGAGCGAGCTGATtggcgggggggcggggcagaGGCGGCCCGGTTAAGCaccgggcgggagggggggggagccggcggcggcgggagcgcgcggcggcggcggggggatgAGCGCGTCCCCCATGGAGCTGCTGAGGAAATGGCTGGGCCACCCCGAGGACATCTACAACCTGCTGCGGTTCAAGATGGGCGGCTACCGGGCCGTCATGCCGCGGATCGACCCGGTGAGCGGGACGGGATGaggtgacggggggggggggggggggatgcgctTCGCTATCTCCGTCGATCGGgcggtgcccggggggggggggggatgctgccgCGGTGGCGTgggggccgggaggaggaggagggggctgtcATCTCCCTGCGCGGCTGCGGCGTTGCCATGGGTGAGCGTCGCACGGCCGCCGTGCGCTGTACCGGCCCGCTGTTACCCGTGGGCGGCACCGGCTCGGCTTTGTGCGCCTTGCACGGCCTCGGTGCTTCCCGGGCGTCGCACCGGCTGGGGCCTCTCGTTCATCGCACCGGCTTCTGGCTTCCCGGGCGTTGCTCGGGGCCGATACCCTGCGGGCGTTGCACCGGCTCCGAGCGGTGCACCGGGCCCGGTGCTTTGCGCTGGCTTCAGGTTTTCCGCGCGTCGCACGGGACCGGTGCTTTACGGGGCCTCCGGCCTTTCCGTGCGTTACGCCGGTCCAGCGCTTGCCGTGCATCGCCCCGGTTCCGGGCACTTGCACGATGCCGGTGCCGCCGGTTTGATGCTTTTCTGCGCGTCGCGGCGGCTCCGAGCATCGCGCGGTCCTGATGCTTCGCGCTGAcgcagggtgctgcagggccCGGCTGCTCTGCACCGGTTCCGTGCCTCCCGTGCGTTGTCACCGGCGCGGCCTTCCCGCGCGTTGCGCGGCCCGGGCGCTTTGCGGGCACGGCAGCGGCTCCGGGCACTGCGGGGCCCGGGTGCTTCGCACCGGCTTCGCGCATCCCCCGCGCTGCACCGCGGAGGCCCTCCCGCGCCTTGCGCGGCCGCGGTGCTTTTGCACGGCGGCGGCTCCCGTGGGTCGCTCGGACGGGGCGGGCGCCGAGCGGGTTAaaggggcgggccgggggggggggggaggacggagCGGGCCGcagcacacacccccccaccaccccccccccgccgccgccgccgccgcgcccccatGGCGGCCAGCACCAAAGCCGTGTCCCTCTTCAAGCGGACGCTGACCctctccccgccgcggggccccCCCCGGGCGctggggcggctgcggggcggcgggcggagggtGCAGCAGCGCGgcgccaccgccgcccccccggccccgccgccggccgccccccgcctccagcCGCCCCCCTGCACCCCGCTCTGCCCGCAGGACTCGCTGGGACGAGGCCTCCGCGCCTGCTACCGCTACCTCAACCAGACCAGCCGCAGCTTCGCCGCCGTCATCCAGGCCCTGGACGGAGAGCTGcggtgagcgggggggggggggacgggacgggacgctGGGGTCCCTGGAGGGGGTGGCTGGGAGGTGGCGggtgcagtgtgtgtgtgtgtgtcccgaCGCCGGGGCTCCCTGGCAGAGCTGGCCGGGAGGGGTGGTCCATGCGATGCCCCCGTATCCTATGTTTCTGTAGCTGAGTTGCTGGGAAAT
Coding sequences within it:
- the NEIL2 gene encoding endonuclease 8-like 2, which translates into the protein MPEGPSVRKFQLLTSPFVGQVVAKVGGSSRKINVNDLNALRLQDSQVHGKNLYLAFVAAEGPLGPTAEETVLQREAASGASSPARGGQEQVRAPQTRPQDEELRELQHSRGEPPDAAEGPGNWLRFHFGLFGSIRANEFSRANKANKRGDWKDPTPRLVLHFESGGFLVFYNCRMHWCSSPRADPASDILSVEFHHGRALDALRAPDPVCYTLLDQRYFSGLGNIIKNEILYLAKIHPLTQGSVLALSDLERLLDCAIQFSSAWLHSKLRGKGLHPQIYQKEQCPLGHAVMKGTLGPSGGFKRLTWWCPQCQPAVLSGDGDPSPATE